From Stenotrophomonas nitritireducens, the proteins below share one genomic window:
- a CDS encoding efflux RND transporter permease subunit, which produces MNITELSIRRPVTTIMLFVSMVVIGLIAAFKLPLEAEPEASIPFFFIALPYPGSTPEEVERNLLRPVEEAIATMPGIKTMNSRANAEGGQIQVEFSDWDRDIAMAASEARERIDAVRDELPDDFRRYFVQRWSTSDQEAISLRLNSQEDLTARADMIERTIKQRLERLPGVARVEVEGVAKQEVLIALDKDRISAHGVALNELVQKLQAANFAVSAGQITEDGRRLRVQPKGELLEVQELRDLPVNNRGTRLSDIAEVSLQPQRMSYVRKMEGKPSVGVDIYKERSANLVDLSHAVGDEVALLAADPAMRGIDIEVAYDSGAAVTSSLLALAEAGAIGLLLSVIVLYAFLRHWPSTLMVSMAIPICFIMTLGFMYFTGISLNIISMMGLLLAVGMLVDNAVVVVESIYQEREKYPGQPEMASIIGTRHVAIALSAGTLCHCVVFLPMMFGEKNIITIYLTQLALTISFSLLASWLVAVSLIPMLSARMKTPPALKSPLISRLQERYARILRWTLQHRGWSVAGIVLVSVLSLWPMTHTTGGGDDNDPDEINIFYQWKGSYSKEEMGKEVQRVEDFVNAHRDEFKIKRVYSRFAEQGWAQTRLYLSIDDREQSKKIEEEVRKGLPQSARAKIGIGWPGGMGSDGQGLRFSLVGDSSQTLRELADDIVPILARDPKLRDVRVDVGDANAELAVRVNRERAASYGFSAQQVAQFVGMALRGSSLRDFHRDDVEIPVNVRFAGSENYGIEDLSSFMVRNASGKEIPLLAMVDVNVNPAANSIQRLNRQTMLRIEAGLAKDVPMDQARKSVEETLDRVQFPPGYGYTFNGAGFNINFDGMDQMKNAILIALILMIVIMAAVFESLLFPAAIMSCVLFSIYGVYWLFWLTGTEMNIMAVIGILVLMGVVVNNGIVMIEHINNLRRRGVSRTEALIEGSRERLRPIMMTMGTAILAMVPIALNTTTADGMPPYYPMARAIAGGLAFSTVVSLLFLPTIYALLDDLRTGTARLTRRARGLPPVEQGVAAEG; this is translated from the coding sequence ATGAATATCACCGAACTCTCCATTCGCCGCCCCGTCACCACCATCATGCTGTTTGTATCGATGGTGGTGATCGGCCTGATCGCCGCGTTCAAGCTGCCGCTGGAGGCGGAACCGGAAGCATCCATCCCGTTCTTCTTCATCGCCTTGCCGTATCCGGGTTCCACCCCGGAGGAAGTGGAACGCAACCTGCTGCGACCGGTGGAAGAAGCCATCGCCACGATGCCCGGCATCAAGACGATGAACTCGCGCGCCAATGCCGAAGGCGGCCAGATCCAGGTCGAATTCAGTGATTGGGACCGCGATATCGCGATGGCCGCGTCCGAAGCGCGCGAGCGTATCGATGCGGTGCGTGACGAGCTGCCCGACGACTTCCGCCGCTATTTCGTGCAGCGCTGGAGTACCAGTGACCAGGAAGCGATCAGCCTGCGCCTGAACAGCCAGGAAGATCTGACCGCGCGCGCTGACATGATCGAGCGCACCATCAAGCAGCGGCTGGAACGGCTGCCGGGTGTGGCCCGCGTGGAAGTGGAAGGTGTGGCCAAGCAGGAAGTGCTGATCGCCCTGGACAAGGACCGCATCAGTGCCCATGGCGTGGCGCTCAACGAGCTGGTGCAGAAACTGCAGGCGGCGAACTTTGCGGTGTCGGCGGGGCAGATCACCGAGGATGGCCGACGCCTGCGGGTGCAGCCCAAGGGCGAGTTGCTGGAAGTGCAGGAGTTGCGCGACCTTCCGGTCAACAACCGCGGCACGCGCTTGTCGGATATCGCCGAGGTCAGCCTGCAGCCGCAGCGCATGAGTTATGTGCGCAAGATGGAAGGCAAGCCCAGCGTCGGCGTGGATATCTACAAGGAACGCTCGGCCAACCTGGTTGATCTTTCGCACGCGGTAGGCGATGAGGTGGCACTGCTGGCCGCCGATCCGGCCATGCGCGGCATCGACATCGAAGTGGCCTACGACTCCGGTGCGGCGGTGACCAGCTCGTTGCTGGCGTTGGCCGAAGCCGGTGCGATCGGCCTGCTGCTGTCGGTGATCGTGCTGTACGCTTTTCTGCGGCATTGGCCGTCGACACTGATGGTGTCGATGGCGATCCCGATCTGTTTCATCATGACCTTGGGCTTCATGTACTTCACCGGCATCAGCCTGAACATCATTTCGATGATGGGCTTGTTGCTGGCGGTCGGCATGCTGGTGGACAACGCCGTGGTGGTGGTGGAGAGCATCTACCAGGAGCGCGAGAAGTACCCCGGCCAGCCGGAGATGGCATCCATCATCGGTACCCGCCATGTGGCGATCGCGCTGTCTGCCGGTACCTTGTGCCACTGCGTGGTGTTCCTGCCGATGATGTTCGGCGAGAAGAACATCATCACCATCTACCTGACCCAGCTGGCGCTGACCATTTCGTTCTCCTTGCTGGCCTCCTGGCTGGTGGCGGTGAGCCTGATCCCGATGCTGTCAGCACGGATGAAGACCCCGCCGGCCTTGAAGTCACCGTTGATCAGCCGTTTGCAGGAGCGCTACGCGCGGATCCTGCGCTGGACCCTGCAGCACCGTGGCTGGAGCGTGGCCGGCATCGTGCTGGTGTCGGTGCTCAGCCTGTGGCCGATGACCCACACCACCGGCGGCGGTGATGACAACGACCCGGATGAGATCAACATCTTCTACCAGTGGAAAGGCTCCTATTCCAAGGAAGAGATGGGCAAGGAAGTGCAGCGGGTGGAGGATTTCGTCAACGCCCACCGCGATGAGTTCAAGATCAAGCGCGTCTACAGCCGCTTCGCCGAGCAGGGCTGGGCGCAGACCCGCCTGTACCTGAGCATCGACGACCGCGAGCAGAGCAAGAAGATCGAGGAGGAGGTGCGCAAAGGCTTGCCGCAGTCAGCGCGCGCGAAGATCGGCATTGGCTGGCCCGGAGGCATGGGCAGTGACGGGCAGGGCCTGCGTTTCAGCCTGGTCGGCGATTCCAGCCAGACCCTGCGTGAGCTGGCCGACGACATCGTGCCCATTCTTGCCCGTGACCCCAAGCTGCGTGATGTGCGCGTGGACGTGGGCGATGCCAACGCCGAGCTGGCGGTGCGGGTGAACCGTGAGCGTGCTGCGTCCTACGGTTTCAGCGCCCAGCAGGTGGCCCAGTTCGTGGGCATGGCCCTGCGCGGTTCCTCGCTACGTGATTTCCACCGCGATGACGTGGAGATTCCGGTCAACGTGCGTTTTGCCGGCTCGGAAAACTACGGTATCGAGGACCTGTCGTCCTTCATGGTGCGCAATGCCAGCGGCAAGGAAATCCCGCTGCTGGCGATGGTTGATGTCAACGTCAATCCGGCGGCCAACTCGATCCAGCGCCTGAACCGTCAGACCATGCTGCGTATCGAAGCCGGCCTGGCCAAGGATGTGCCGATGGACCAGGCGCGCAAATCGGTGGAGGAGACGCTGGATAGGGTCCAGTTCCCGCCGGGCTATGGCTATACCTTCAACGGCGCCGGTTTCAACATCAACTTCGATGGCATGGATCAGATGAAGAACGCGATTCTGATCGCGCTGATCCTGATGATCGTGATCATGGCCGCGGTGTTTGAATCGCTGTTGTTCCCGGCCGCGATCATGTCCTGCGTGCTGTTCTCCATCTACGGCGTGTACTGGCTGTTCTGGCTGACCGGCACCGAGATGAACATCATGGCGGTGATCGGCATCCTGGTGCTGATGGGCGTGGTGGTGAACAACGGCATTGTGATGATCGAGCACATCAACAACCTGCGCCGACGCGGGGTATCGCGCACGGAGGCCTTGATCGAGGGCAGCCGTGAGCGTCTGCGACCGATCATGATGACGATGGGCACGGCGATTCTGGCGATGGTGCCGATTGCCCTGAACACGACCACGGCCGATGGCATGCCGCCGTACTACCCGATGGCACGCGCGATTGCCGGTGGCCTGGCGTTCTCGACGGTGGTCAGCCTGCTGTTCCTGCCGACCATCTATGCGCTGCTGGACGATCTGCGTACCGGTACCGCGCGGTTGACGCGGCGTGCCCGTGGCCTGCCGCCGGTGGAGCAGGGGGTTGCTGCGGAAGGCTGA
- the zupT gene encoding zinc transporter ZupT: MHAISSDNLWLAFTLTFAAGLATAVGSLLVLFSKRPNPRLLAFGLAFAGGAMVYVSLSEILNKSISSFAQAYGDRLGYTYGTLWFLGGVLLVVLIDHLVPNPHDSLDKQDPAFHDHSHTQIRRVGMLSAVAITAHNFPEGLATFFATLESPSVGLPLAFAIAIHNIPEGIAIAVPVYLATGRKSYAFGASLLSGLAEPVGAAIGYFLLADALSPATFGAVFGLIAGIMVFLALDELLPAAKRYAQGHETVYGLVIGMATIAVSLVLFKW, from the coding sequence ATGCACGCTATCTCCAGTGACAATCTCTGGCTGGCGTTCACCCTGACCTTTGCTGCCGGCCTGGCCACCGCCGTCGGCAGCCTGCTGGTGTTGTTCTCCAAACGCCCGAACCCACGCCTGCTGGCGTTCGGGCTGGCCTTTGCCGGCGGCGCGATGGTCTACGTCTCGCTGTCGGAGATCCTGAACAAGTCGATCAGCTCCTTCGCCCAGGCCTATGGCGACCGCCTCGGCTATACCTACGGCACCTTGTGGTTCCTCGGCGGCGTGCTGCTGGTGGTGTTGATCGACCACCTGGTGCCCAACCCGCACGACAGCCTGGACAAACAGGATCCGGCCTTCCACGACCACAGCCACACCCAGATCCGCCGGGTCGGCATGCTCAGCGCCGTCGCCATCACCGCGCATAATTTCCCGGAAGGCCTGGCGACCTTCTTCGCCACCTTGGAAAGTCCTTCAGTCGGCTTGCCGCTGGCCTTTGCCATCGCCATCCACAACATCCCGGAAGGCATCGCCATCGCCGTGCCGGTGTATCTGGCCACTGGGCGCAAATCCTATGCCTTCGGCGCCAGCCTGCTGTCCGGCCTGGCCGAGCCGGTCGGCGCCGCCATCGGTTACTTCCTGCTGGCGGACGCCCTGTCCCCGGCCACCTTCGGCGCGGTGTTCGGCCTTATCGCCGGCATCATGGTGTTCCTGGCCCTGGACGAACTATTGCCAGCGGCCAAGCGCTACGCCCAAGGCCATGAGACCGTTTACGGGCTGGTGATCGGCATGGCCACGATCGCGGTCAGCCTGGTGCTGTTCAAGTGGTAG
- a CDS encoding c-type cytochrome, with protein MRPQPLAACFALAFALTFGAAQADPQSAAPAVAPAPAPAATPATPSSGNATTGRTLAYTCQGCHGITGYKNAYPSYRVPKIGGQSAQYLTQALTEYREGKRKHPTMQAQSMSFSQQDIADLSAYLSTLK; from the coding sequence ATGCGCCCGCAACCGCTTGCCGCTTGTTTCGCTCTGGCTTTTGCCCTGACTTTCGGGGCCGCCCAAGCTGATCCGCAGTCTGCTGCACCCGCCGTCGCCCCCGCCCCTGCCCCGGCTGCCACTCCGGCAACCCCGAGCAGCGGCAATGCCACCACCGGCCGGACCCTGGCGTATACCTGCCAGGGCTGCCACGGCATCACCGGCTACAAGAACGCCTACCCCAGCTATCGCGTGCCGAAGATCGGCGGGCAGTCGGCGCAGTACCTGACCCAGGCGCTGACCGAATACCGCGAAGGCAAGCGCAAGCATCCAACGATGCAGGCGCAATCGATGAGTTTCAGCCAGCAGGACATCGCTGATCTCTCCGCCTATCTGTCCACCCTCAAATAA
- a CDS encoding energy transducer TonB — protein MKLPLLLAALGTTAVLSACNGADQPAAPAIAPTEVAAVQTPPPDYPAELACTGVGGKSVLRVVVGPQGTPTEVSLVTSSGNSQLDDSAARRVREWKFNPATRNGQPVPTTIQVPVSFNPPDPKPNECFAIEERARRGG, from the coding sequence ATGAAACTGCCTCTGCTGTTGGCCGCACTGGGCACCACTGCCGTGTTGAGCGCCTGCAACGGCGCCGATCAACCGGCGGCGCCGGCCATCGCCCCGACCGAAGTAGCCGCCGTACAGACCCCGCCGCCGGATTACCCGGCCGAACTGGCCTGCACCGGCGTCGGCGGCAAGAGCGTGCTGCGCGTGGTGGTTGGCCCGCAGGGCACGCCGACCGAGGTATCGCTGGTGACCAGCAGCGGCAACAGCCAGTTGGACGACTCGGCCGCACGCCGCGTGCGCGAGTGGAAATTCAACCCGGCCACCCGCAACGGCCAGCCGGTGCCCACCACCATCCAGGTGCCGGTGAGCTTCAACCCGCCCGACCCCAAGCCCAACGAATGCTTCGCCATTGAAGAGCGCGCGCGCCGCGGCGGCTGA
- a CDS encoding c-type cytochrome translates to MTKATHTLRLSIALLGALGLAACTQSEVESSDKSAADPGHASGEHGSSSSAGLPAGRVAAGEQLAAAKGKATGQSCIDCHGADGNNPIDPTYPKLGGQYGDYLAHALQAYRASNRDHMLMTPQAQKLSDQDIADLAAYFGSRPSQLRDLHGVD, encoded by the coding sequence ATGACGAAAGCCACGCACACCCTGCGTTTGTCCATCGCCCTGCTCGGCGCCTTGGGTCTGGCGGCCTGCACCCAGTCGGAGGTGGAGTCCAGCGACAAATCCGCTGCCGACCCGGGCCACGCCAGCGGTGAGCACGGATCCAGCTCGTCCGCCGGCCTTCCCGCCGGCCGCGTCGCTGCCGGCGAGCAGCTGGCCGCTGCCAAGGGCAAGGCCACCGGGCAAAGCTGCATCGACTGCCACGGCGCCGATGGCAACAACCCGATCGACCCGACCTACCCCAAGCTCGGCGGCCAATACGGCGACTATCTTGCCCATGCACTGCAGGCCTACCGCGCCAGCAACCGCGATCACATGCTGATGACCCCACAGGCGCAGAAGCTCAGCGACCAGGACATCGCCGACCTGGCCGCCTACTTCGGTTCGCGTCCCAGCCAGCTGCGCGATCTGCACGGCGTCGACTGA
- a CDS encoding efflux RND transporter permease subunit, with translation MSGHGPSASGGGFDLIEFATRRRVTIAMMTLTLVLFGLISLSSLKVELLPDLSYPTLTVRTDYEGAAPAEVETLISQPAEEALGIVKGLRKLKSISRTGQSDVVLEFAWGTDMQQAGLDVRDKMETLQLPLEAKPPVLLRFNPSTQPIMRLALSSKQEAGNEADAVRRLMELRRYADEDLKRKLEPVTGVAAVKVGGGLEDEIQVDIDQRKLAALGLSLDTVIQRLQQENVNLSGGRLEEGSQRYLVRTVNQFATVEQMREMLLTTVSGSSTASSAGENRQLMSAILGSSDPNVIAAMRSDGSSSAPSVRLKDVAEVRQGYKEREAVIRSGGHEAVELAVYKEGDANTVSTADALEAKLEQIRKEMPKDIEMTMVEDQSVFIRHAIKDVKVDAVIGGLLSILIIFLFLRDGWSTFVISLSLPISIIATFFFMGQLGLSLNVMSLGGLALATGLVVDDSIVVLESIAKARERGMGILEAAIKGTREVFMAVVASTLTTIAVFLPLVFVDGIAGQLFRDQALTVSIAIAVSLVVSMTLIPMLSALKGRPPLEFPAEDPRQPWRPESRWKKPAAYAGRGIGAMFRYGFYFLAWTVVRIFRGIAAVVGPVMRKASDLAMAPYGRAEASYLRALPAALKRPWPVLGFATLAFALTLAALPLLGVDLLPQLAQDRFEMTAKLPPGTPLAQTDALVREVQRKHANEDGVRLLYGVSGTGTRLDASPTESGENIGKLSVVMNDTKREPELTEKLRETMKAWPSAQVDFARPELFALSPPLEIEIEGNNLDDIRVAGNRLAGMLRESPHYADVKSTVEQGFPEIQVVFDQDRAAALGLTTRQIADAVVNKVKGNVATRYSFRDRKIDVLVRVQESERSSVDDIRRLIVNPTGAKAIELASVADVIATTGPSEIHRADQRRVAIVSANLRDIDLGKAITEVQDMVAKNPLGTDVGMHIGGQGQELGESIRSLLFAFALAVFLVYLVMASQFESLLHPFVILFTIPLALVGAVAALLLARSPVSVVVFIGLILLVGLVVKNAIILIDKVNQLREEGVPKREALVEGARSRLRPIMMTTLCAVFGFLPLALAFGEGAEVRSPMAITVIGGLLVSTMLTLLVIPVVYDLLDRKPDEYYAERGRRARQAMAQAEQVLSHEQDPIGGIKD, from the coding sequence ATGAGTGGCCACGGACCGTCGGCTTCCGGCGGTGGCTTCGACCTGATCGAATTTGCCACCCGCCGCCGCGTCACCATCGCGATGATGACGCTGACCCTGGTGTTGTTCGGCCTGATCTCGCTGTCTAGCTTGAAGGTCGAACTGCTGCCGGACCTGAGCTATCCCACCTTGACCGTGCGCACCGATTACGAAGGTGCTGCGCCGGCCGAGGTGGAAACCCTCATTTCGCAGCCGGCCGAAGAAGCGCTGGGCATCGTCAAGGGCCTGCGCAAGCTGAAGTCGATCTCGCGCACCGGGCAGAGCGACGTGGTGCTGGAGTTCGCCTGGGGCACCGACATGCAGCAGGCCGGGCTGGACGTGCGCGACAAGATGGAAACCCTGCAGCTGCCACTGGAGGCCAAGCCGCCAGTGCTGCTGCGCTTCAATCCGTCGACGCAGCCGATCATGCGGCTGGCGCTGTCATCCAAGCAGGAAGCCGGCAATGAAGCTGACGCGGTGCGGCGCCTGATGGAGCTGCGCCGTTATGCCGACGAAGACCTCAAGCGCAAGCTCGAGCCGGTCACCGGCGTGGCTGCGGTCAAGGTCGGCGGTGGTCTGGAAGATGAAATCCAGGTCGATATCGACCAGCGCAAGCTGGCCGCGCTGGGGCTGTCGCTGGACACGGTGATCCAGCGCCTGCAGCAGGAAAACGTGAACCTGTCGGGCGGGCGTCTGGAAGAAGGGTCGCAGCGCTACCTGGTGCGCACCGTCAACCAGTTCGCCACCGTTGAACAGATGCGCGAGATGCTGCTGACCACGGTCAGCGGTTCCAGTACCGCCAGCTCGGCGGGTGAAAACCGGCAGCTGATGTCGGCCATCCTCGGCAGCAGCGATCCGAACGTGATCGCGGCGATGCGCAGCGATGGCAGCAGCAGTGCGCCCAGCGTGCGGCTGAAGGATGTGGCCGAAGTCCGCCAGGGCTACAAGGAACGTGAAGCGGTGATCCGCAGCGGCGGCCATGAAGCCGTCGAGCTCGCCGTCTACAAGGAAGGCGATGCCAATACCGTTTCCACCGCCGATGCGCTGGAAGCAAAGCTGGAGCAGATCCGCAAGGAAATGCCCAAGGACATCGAGATGACGATGGTGGAAGACCAGTCGGTCTTCATCCGCCACGCCATCAAGGACGTCAAGGTTGATGCGGTGATCGGCGGCCTGCTGTCGATCCTGATCATCTTCCTGTTCCTGCGCGATGGCTGGAGCACCTTCGTGATCTCGCTGTCGCTGCCCATCTCGATCATCGCCACGTTCTTCTTCATGGGCCAGCTGGGCCTGAGCTTGAACGTGATGTCGCTGGGCGGCCTGGCCTTGGCCACCGGCCTGGTGGTGGATGACTCGATTGTGGTGCTGGAATCCATTGCCAAGGCGCGTGAGCGCGGCATGGGCATTTTGGAAGCGGCGATCAAGGGCACCCGCGAAGTGTTCATGGCGGTGGTTGCGTCCACCTTGACCACGATCGCGGTGTTTTTGCCGCTGGTCTTCGTCGATGGTATCGCCGGCCAGTTGTTCCGTGACCAGGCGCTGACCGTGTCGATCGCGATTGCAGTGTCGCTGGTGGTGTCGATGACGCTGATCCCGATGCTGAGCGCCTTGAAGGGCCGCCCGCCGTTGGAATTCCCGGCCGAGGACCCGCGCCAGCCGTGGCGTCCCGAGAGCCGCTGGAAGAAGCCGGCCGCCTATGCTGGCCGTGGCATCGGCGCGATGTTCCGCTATGGCTTCTACTTCCTTGCGTGGACAGTGGTGCGGATCTTCCGTGGCATTGCCGCGGTGGTCGGCCCGGTGATGCGCAAGGCCAGTGACCTGGCGATGGCACCGTATGGCCGCGCCGAAGCCAGCTATCTGCGCGCGCTGCCGGCTGCGTTGAAGCGCCCCTGGCCGGTGCTCGGTTTCGCAACGCTGGCGTTTGCATTGACCCTGGCCGCGTTGCCGTTGCTCGGCGTGGACCTGCTGCCGCAGCTGGCCCAGGACCGCTTCGAGATGACCGCCAAGCTGCCGCCGGGTACGCCGTTGGCGCAGACCGATGCACTGGTGCGTGAAGTGCAGCGCAAGCATGCCAATGAAGACGGCGTGCGCCTGCTGTACGGCGTGTCCGGTACCGGTACGCGGCTGGATGCCAGCCCGACCGAGAGCGGCGAGAACATCGGCAAGCTGTCGGTGGTGATGAATGACACCAAGCGCGAGCCGGAACTGACCGAGAAGCTGCGCGAGACCATGAAGGCCTGGCCGTCGGCACAGGTGGACTTCGCCCGCCCGGAACTGTTCGCACTGTCGCCGCCGCTGGAAATCGAGATCGAGGGCAACAACCTCGACGATATCCGCGTCGCCGGCAATCGCCTGGCCGGCATGCTGCGCGAAAGCCCGCACTATGCCGACGTCAAGTCGACGGTGGAGCAGGGCTTCCCGGAAATCCAGGTGGTGTTCGACCAGGACCGCGCTGCGGCGCTGGGCCTGACCACGCGGCAGATCGCCGATGCGGTGGTCAACAAGGTCAAGGGTAATGTAGCCACGCGTTACAGCTTCCGTGATCGCAAGATCGACGTGCTGGTGCGGGTGCAGGAATCGGAGCGTTCCTCGGTGGACGATATCCGCCGCCTGATCGTCAACCCGACCGGTGCCAAGGCGATCGAACTGGCTTCGGTGGCCGATGTCATCGCCACTACCGGCCCGAGCGAAATCCATCGCGCCGATCAGCGCCGTGTGGCCATCGTCTCGGCCAACCTGCGCGACATCGACCTGGGCAAGGCCATCACCGAAGTGCAGGACATGGTTGCCAAGAACCCGTTGGGCACCGACGTCGGTATGCATATCGGTGGCCAGGGCCAGGAGCTGGGCGAGTCGATCCGCTCGCTGCTGTTCGCCTTTGCGCTGGCGGTATTCCTGGTCTACCTGGTGATGGCATCGCAGTTCGAATCGCTGCTGCACCCCTTCGTCATCCTGTTCACCATTCCGCTGGCGCTGGTGGGCGCGGTGGCGGCCCTGCTGCTGGCCCGTTCGCCGGTATCGGTGGTGGTGTTCATCGGTCTGATTCTATTGGTCGGGTTGGTGGTGAAGAACGCCATCATCCTGATCGACAAGGTCAACCAGCTGCGCGAGGAAGGTGTGCCCAAGCGCGAGGCGCTGGTGGAAGGTGCGCGTTCGCGTCTGCGCCCAATCATGATGACCACTTTGTGCGCGGTGTTCGGCTTCCTGCCGCTGGCCCTGGCGTTCGGCGAAGGTGCCGAAGTGCGCTCGCCGATGGCGATCACCGTGATCGGTGGCCTGCTGGTGTCGACCATGCTGACCCTGCTGGTGATCCCGGTGGTGTACGACCTGCTGGACCGCAAGCCTGACGAGTACTACGCCGAGCGTGGCCGCCGTGCCCGCCAGGCGATGGCCCAGGCCGAGCAGGTGTTGAGTCATGAGCAGGACCCCATCGGCGGCATCAAGGACTGA
- a CDS encoding NfuA family Fe-S biogenesis protein — protein sequence MIQISDTAQRHFRKLIEREAVPGMGVRLSAMDPGTPSADARLEFADPSELLGDEWAVDCDGFTLYVAATSVAWLDGAEIDYVTQAAGTQQLTIKAPKIKGEAPGDAASIVERVRWVIENEINPQLASHGGRVAVQEVSADGVVLLRFGGGCHGCGMADVTLKQGIEKTLMGRVPGITAVRDATDHETGQAPYIPRDSAG from the coding sequence ATGATCCAGATATCAGATACCGCCCAACGCCATTTCCGCAAGTTGATCGAACGCGAGGCCGTGCCCGGTATGGGCGTGCGTCTGAGCGCGATGGACCCGGGAACCCCGAGCGCCGATGCGCGCCTTGAATTTGCCGACCCGTCCGAGCTGCTGGGCGATGAATGGGCCGTGGATTGCGATGGTTTCACCTTGTATGTGGCTGCTACCAGCGTGGCCTGGCTGGACGGTGCGGAGATCGACTATGTCACCCAGGCTGCAGGTACCCAGCAGCTGACCATCAAGGCACCCAAGATCAAGGGCGAAGCGCCCGGTGACGCAGCGTCCATCGTCGAGCGTGTGCGTTGGGTGATTGAAAACGAAATCAATCCGCAGCTGGCGTCCCATGGTGGTCGCGTCGCGGTGCAGGAAGTGTCGGCTGATGGCGTGGTGTTGTTGCGTTTCGGCGGCGGCTGCCACGGTTGTGGCATGGCCGATGTGACCTTGAAACAGGGGATCGAAAAAACCTTGATGGGCCGGGTGCCGGGCATTACCGCCGTGCGTGACGCCACCGACCACGAAACCGGTCAGGCGCCGTATATTCCGCGCGACAGCGCGGGCTGA
- a CDS encoding 4a-hydroxytetrahydrobiopterin dehydratase: MAPDLIPLQQARCSPRRGSEYRLSQARLAELLPQVPGWELAENGQALTRTFRFDNYHGTMAFVNALAWIAHREDHHPDLGVHYDRAVVRFSTHDVGGLSENDFICAAKASALTEQ; the protein is encoded by the coding sequence ATGGCCCCTGATCTGATTCCCCTGCAACAAGCGCGTTGCAGCCCGCGCCGGGGCAGCGAATACCGCCTCAGCCAGGCCCGGCTGGCCGAACTGCTGCCGCAGGTCCCGGGCTGGGAGCTGGCCGAGAATGGCCAGGCACTTACCCGTACATTCCGCTTTGACAACTACCACGGCACCATGGCGTTCGTGAACGCGCTGGCCTGGATCGCCCATCGTGAAGACCATCATCCTGACCTGGGCGTGCATTACGACCGTGCTGTCGTGCGCTTCTCCACCCATGACGTGGGTGGTCTGAGCGAAAACGACTTCATCTGTGCCGCCAAGGCATCCGCACTAACGGAGCAATGA
- a CDS encoding efflux RND transporter periplasmic adaptor subunit: MSRLFTLHARTGSCAAALLITTSLLLGGCKAGGEEAKAKTPEEQKASDAVPVEVAKAERRGIAASYAGTAALEPRAESQVVAKTSGVALAVLVEEGQFVRAGQPLVRLDPDRARLNVAQSEAQMRKLENSYHRAEKLVQQQLVSAADVDQLRYDLENARAMYRMATLELSYTTVVAPISGVIASRDIKPGNFVQINSPIIRIVDSGQLEATLNVPEREIAKLKPGQAVSLQVDALPGKPFTGTVDRVAPVVDNGTGTFRVVTTFTGEDALQAGMFGRLSINYDQRADALVVPRSALLEDGGKPAVYVVRDGKAMRTELALGYDDAGWIEVRNGLQQGDEVVIAGKAALREGSAVQVIGKDKDKAVAAKAPAAAQASKQ, encoded by the coding sequence ATGTCGCGACTTTTCACTCTGCACGCCCGCACCGGAAGCTGCGCTGCTGCACTTCTGATCACCACTTCGCTGTTGCTGGGCGGCTGCAAGGCCGGCGGCGAAGAGGCCAAGGCCAAGACCCCGGAGGAGCAGAAAGCCAGTGACGCGGTGCCGGTGGAAGTGGCCAAGGCCGAACGCCGTGGCATCGCCGCCAGTTACGCAGGCACTGCCGCATTGGAGCCCCGGGCCGAGTCGCAGGTGGTTGCCAAGACCTCCGGTGTGGCCCTGGCCGTGCTGGTCGAGGAAGGCCAGTTCGTGCGTGCCGGGCAGCCGCTGGTGCGTTTGGACCCGGACCGCGCCCGGCTGAACGTTGCGCAGAGCGAGGCGCAGATGCGCAAGCTGGAAAACAGCTACCACCGTGCCGAGAAACTGGTGCAGCAGCAGCTGGTCAGCGCCGCCGATGTGGATCAGCTGCGCTACGACCTGGAGAACGCGCGGGCGATGTACCGCATGGCGACGCTGGAGTTGTCCTACACCACAGTGGTTGCACCGATCTCCGGCGTGATCGCCTCGCGTGACATCAAGCCGGGCAACTTCGTGCAGATCAACTCGCCGATCATCCGCATCGTCGACAGCGGCCAGCTCGAGGCCACGCTCAATGTGCCCGAGCGCGAAATCGCCAAGCTCAAGCCGGGCCAGGCGGTGTCGCTGCAGGTCGATGCGCTGCCGGGCAAGCCCTTCACCGGCACCGTGGACCGCGTTGCACCGGTGGTGGACAACGGTACCGGCACCTTCCGCGTGGTGACTACCTTTACCGGCGAAGACGCGTTGCAGGCCGGCATGTTCGGCCGCCTGAGCATCAATTACGACCAGCGCGCCGACGCGCTGGTGGTGCCGCGCAGCGCGTTGCTGGAAGACGGCGGCAAGCCGGCGGTGTATGTGGTGCGCGATGGCAAGGCGATGCGCACCGAACTGGCCTTGGGTTACGACGATGCCGGCTGGATCGAAGTACGCAATGGCCTGCAGCAGGGCGATGAAGTGGTGATTGCCGGCAAGGCCGCGCTGCGCGAAGGCAGTGCCGTGCAGGTGATCGGCAAGGACAAGGACAAGGCGGTGGCAGCGAAGGCACCGGCAGCTGCACAGGCGTCCAAGCAATGA